In Actinomycetota bacterium, the following are encoded in one genomic region:
- the rpsI gene encoding 30S ribosomal protein S9 yields the protein MADEIYVGRRKSAVARVRLRPGSGEFALNGRGLEDYFRTEKHRHHAVEPLAVVEQQGRWDVVAHINGGG from the coding sequence ATGGCTGACGAGATCTACGTCGGGCGCCGCAAGTCCGCGGTCGCCCGTGTCCGCCTCCGGCCGGGCAGCGGTGAGTTCGCGCTCAACGGCCGCGGGCTGGAGGACTACTTCCGCACGGAGAAGCACCGCCATCACGCCGTCGAGCCCCTCGCTGTCGTCGAACAGCAGGGCCGCTGGGACGTCGTCGCCCACATCAACGGCGGCGG